In Aliarcobacter faecis, a genomic segment contains:
- a CDS encoding beta-ketoacyl-ACP synthase III, which yields MTYAAFRSIGAYIPPKIMTNSDFEKIIDTTDEWITKRTGIKERRLAESNEASSDLGSRAAEIAIQRAGINKEDIDLIICATVTPDFLCMPSTACLIASKIGIKDIMAFDVSAACTGFVYILNIAKAFIESGLKKNVLIVGAEKYSSILNYEDRTTCFIFGDGAGAAIISATNDKNEAIIDVECSSDGTYEDLIKTAGGGSKNPCSQEVLDTKMACISMKGNETFKLAVKTLTSDVIKMLEKHKLSNKDITHFIPHQANYRIIKAVGEALNLTEEQTIVTVDKYGNTSAASIPMAMNYAYEQGKLKKGDTVLFDAFGGGLTWGSALFKFSPKK from the coding sequence ATGACTTATGCAGCTTTTAGATCAATTGGAGCTTATATTCCACCTAAAATTATGACAAATTCAGATTTTGAAAAAATCATTGATACAACAGATGAGTGGATTACAAAAAGAACTGGTATAAAAGAGAGAAGGCTTGCAGAAAGCAATGAAGCATCTTCGGATTTAGGTTCACGTGCTGCAGAAATTGCGATACAAAGGGCAGGAATAAATAAAGAAGATATAGATTTAATAATATGTGCAACAGTAACTCCAGATTTTCTATGTATGCCTTCAACTGCCTGTTTAATCGCTTCTAAAATTGGAATAAAAGATATTATGGCATTTGATGTAAGTGCTGCTTGTACTGGATTTGTTTATATTTTAAATATTGCAAAAGCTTTTATTGAATCTGGTTTAAAGAAAAATGTTCTAATTGTTGGCGCAGAAAAATATAGCTCTATTTTAAACTATGAAGATAGAACAACTTGTTTTATTTTTGGAGATGGGGCTGGAGCTGCAATTATTAGTGCTACAAATGATAAAAATGAAGCAATAATCGATGTAGAGTGTTCTAGTGATGGAACTTATGAAGATTTAATTAAAACTGCTGGTGGTGGAAGTAAGAATCCATGTTCTCAAGAGGTTTTAGATACAAAAATGGCATGTATTAGCATGAAAGGAAATGAGACTTTTAAACTAGCTGTTAAAACTCTCACTTCTGATGTTATAAAAATGTTAGAAAAACATAAACTTTCAAATAAAGATATTACTCATTTTATTCCTCATCAAGCAAATTATAGAATTATAAAAGCTGTGGGAGAAGCATTAAATCTGACTGAAGAACAAACTATTGTAACAGTTGATAAGTATGGAAATACTTCAGCAGCTTCAATTCCTATGGCAATGAACTATGCTTATGAGCAAGGAAAATTAAAAAAAGGTGATACAGTTTTATTTGATGCTTTTGGTGGTGGACTAACTTGGGGAAGTGCTTTATTTAAGTTCTCTCCAAAAAAATAA
- a CDS encoding peroxiredoxin: MLVTKKAPDFTATAVTADGQIVEDFNLYKNIGEKGAILFFWPLDFTFVCPSEIIAFSKRTDEFKSRGINVIGCSVDSQFSHFAWRETAVENGGIGRVKFPMVADLSKQIAKDYDVLFGDSVALRGSFLIDADGTVRHAVINDLPLGRNVDEMIRMVDAMLFTNEHGDVCPAGWQKGDEGMKADTAGVAEYLAKNEGKL, encoded by the coding sequence ATGTTAGTAACAAAAAAAGCTCCAGATTTTACAGCAACAGCTGTAACAGCAGATGGTCAAATAGTTGAAGATTTTAACTTATATAAAAATATTGGTGAAAAAGGTGCAATTTTATTCTTTTGGCCTTTAGATTTTACATTTGTTTGTCCATCAGAAATTATTGCATTTTCAAAAAGAACAGATGAGTTTAAATCAAGAGGAATCAATGTAATTGGTTGTTCAGTTGATTCTCAGTTCTCTCACTTTGCTTGGAGAGAGACTGCTGTTGAAAATGGTGGAATTGGAAGAGTTAAATTTCCAATGGTAGCAGATTTAAGCAAACAAATTGCAAAAGATTATGATGTTTTATTTGGTGATTCAGTTGCATTAAGAGGATCTTTCTTAATTGATGCTGATGGAACAGTAAGACATGCTGTTATTAATGATTTACCATTAGGAAGAAATGTTGATGAGATGATTAGAATGGTAGATGCAATGTTATTTACAAACGAGCATGGAGATGTTTGTCCAGCTGGTTGGCAAAAAGGTGATGAGGGAATGAAAGCAGATACTGCTGGAGTTGCTGAATACTTAGCTAAAAATGAAGGAAAATTATAA
- the rpmF gene encoding 50S ribosomal protein L32 produces MAVPKRRVSHSRSAMRRTHYKITLKKPVKDSDGSWKMPHMVNPNTGEYKN; encoded by the coding sequence ATGGCAGTACCAAAGAGAAGAGTGTCTCACTCAAGATCAGCAATGAGAAGAACTCATTACAAAATTACATTAAAAAAACCAGTAAAAGATAGTGATGGTTCTTGGAAAATGCCTCATATGGTTAATCCAAACACTGGTGAATATAAAAACTAA
- a CDS encoding transglutaminase-like cysteine peptidase → MKQLIILILLISNSLFAYEFKLNSKDYKTINNSPKKSFIEKRLEKYNELKIKVKDYDLIRKLSHTNSFINKILPQFDNKSSGIDDYWATPKEFLINGHGDCEDYAIAKYFTLLELGIKKENLYFAVVDIKANRGSHMILLYSENKNESPLVMDNLSSVVIPFSKRVDLTPRFAFNEIDSYSLTNDKFIKKITINWGKENKWEKLLNRVYTLNE, encoded by the coding sequence ATGAAACAGTTAATTATCCTTATTTTACTTATATCAAATAGCCTATTTGCATATGAATTTAAGCTAAATTCAAAAGATTATAAAACTATAAATAACTCACCAAAAAAATCATTTATAGAAAAAAGATTAGAAAAATATAATGAATTAAAAATAAAAGTTAAAGATTATGATTTAATACGAAAGTTATCTCACACAAATAGCTTTATAAATAAAATACTTCCACAATTTGATAATAAAAGCTCTGGAATAGATGACTATTGGGCAACTCCAAAAGAGTTCTTAATAAATGGACATGGAGATTGTGAAGATTATGCAATAGCAAAATACTTTACTCTTTTAGAGTTAGGAATTAAAAAAGAGAACCTATATTTTGCTGTTGTTGATATAAAAGCAAATAGAGGAAGCCATATGATTTTATTATACTCTGAAAACAAAAATGAATCTCCTTTAGTTATGGATAATCTAAGTTCTGTAGTAATTCCTTTTTCAAAAAGAGTCGATTTAACTCCAAGATTTGCTTTCAATGAAATAGACTCTTACTCTTTAACAAATGATAAATTCATAAAAAAAATCACTATAAATTGGGGAAAAGAGAACAAATGGGAGAAGCTTTTAAATAGAGTTTATACACTAAATGAATAA
- the plsX gene encoding phosphate acyltransferase PlsX, protein MLKIAIDAMGGDFGPEPIIEGLIEALRNNINFTAIAVGNKEKLLKLIPPTFLNRIQIHEANDVISMHDSATDALKRKESTIYQAIELVREGKADAVVSAGHSGASMSLATLRIGRIKGVSRPAIATLMPTSENQNTLVLDVGANVDSDAKNLFEFAIMGQAYAQSVLRLDEPIIGLLSNGEEESKGNEVTKEAYKLLSKVPNFAGNVEGSDIFKGTVDVVVCDGFVGNILLKTAEGVADTIGKIIKKNLKRSLISITGAVLMRKVFKNLKVRVDYAEYGGAPLLGVKAPVIISHGKSNPKAIKNAIFQAINAASSNLDSIIEQRLVKYSTKQETV, encoded by the coding sequence ATGTTAAAGATTGCAATTGATGCAATGGGAGGGGACTTCGGTCCTGAACCTATAATAGAAGGGCTTATTGAAGCACTTAGAAACAACATAAATTTTACAGCAATAGCTGTAGGAAATAAAGAAAAACTTTTAAAACTTATCCCCCCTACTTTTTTAAATAGAATACAAATACATGAGGCAAATGATGTAATATCAATGCATGATAGTGCAACAGATGCTCTAAAAAGAAAAGAATCAACAATTTATCAAGCAATAGAGTTAGTTCGTGAAGGGAAAGCAGATGCAGTAGTTTCAGCTGGACACTCTGGAGCTAGTATGTCTTTAGCAACTTTAAGAATCGGAAGAATAAAAGGTGTATCAAGACCTGCGATTGCAACACTTATGCCAACAAGTGAAAACCAAAATACTTTAGTTTTAGATGTTGGTGCAAATGTTGATAGTGATGCAAAAAATCTATTTGAATTTGCTATTATGGGGCAAGCATATGCTCAATCTGTATTAAGACTTGATGAACCAATTATTGGTCTTTTAAGTAATGGTGAAGAAGAAAGCAAGGGAAATGAAGTAACTAAAGAGGCATATAAGTTACTATCAAAAGTTCCTAATTTTGCAGGGAATGTAGAGGGTAGTGATATTTTTAAAGGTACTGTTGATGTTGTTGTTTGTGATGGTTTTGTAGGAAATATCCTACTTAAAACTGCTGAGGGTGTTGCAGATACTATTGGTAAAATTATTAAGAAGAATCTAAAAAGATCTCTTATTTCTATTACTGGTGCAGTATTAATGAGAAAGGTATTTAAAAACCTTAAAGTTAGAGTTGATTATGCAGAATATGGTGGAGCACCATTACTTGGTGTAAAAGCCCCTGTTATAATTTCTCATGGAAAATCAAACCCAAAAGCAATAAAAAATGCAATCTTTCAAGCAATAAATGCAGCTAGTTCAAACTTAGATAGTATTATTGAACAAAGATTAGTAAAATATAGTACTAAACAAGAAACTGTTTAG
- the ndk gene encoding nucleoside-diphosphate kinase, translating into MEQTLSIIKPDAVAKNVVGKILDRFESAGLRVAATKKLQLSRADAEAFYAVHASRPFFKDLVEFMISGPVVVSVLEGVNAMAKNRELMGATNPKEAAAGTIRADFADSIDANAVHGSDSLENAAVEIAFFFAQREIC; encoded by the coding sequence ATGGAACAAACGTTATCAATCATCAAACCTGATGCTGTAGCAAAAAATGTAGTTGGAAAAATCTTAGATAGATTTGAATCAGCTGGATTAAGAGTAGCAGCTACAAAAAAATTACAACTTTCAAGAGCTGATGCAGAAGCATTTTATGCTGTTCATGCAAGCAGACCTTTTTTCAAAGATTTAGTTGAATTTATGATCTCTGGACCAGTTGTAGTTTCTGTTTTAGAAGGTGTTAATGCAATGGCAAAAAATAGAGAATTAATGGGTGCAACAAATCCAAAAGAAGCAGCTGCAGGAACAATCAGAGCAGATTTCGCTGATTCTATTGATGCAAATGCTGTTCATGGTTCAGATTCATTAGAAAATGCAGCAGTTGAAATTGCTTTCTTCTTTGCACAAAGAGAAATCTGTTAA
- a CDS encoding aminotransferase class IV family protein: protein MYFETIKCEDFEVFNLDYHNKRVIRTIGKNLNLQEYINPPTGELLRCKLIYDENEILSVDYFPYKKREIKSFKIVFDDNINYSKKYLNREKLDELFIKRDSYDEIIIVKKGIITDTTIANIAILKDGLWISSKNCLLEGTTRAKLIEEKKIIEKDITLNMLKSAEKIALMNAMIGFMQIDNYSFSV from the coding sequence ATGTATTTTGAAACAATAAAGTGTGAAGATTTTGAAGTTTTTAATTTGGATTATCATAATAAAAGAGTTATAAGAACTATTGGAAAAAATTTAAATTTACAAGAGTATATAAATCCACCTACAGGTGAGCTTTTAAGATGTAAATTAATATATGATGAAAATGAGATTTTAAGTGTAGATTATTTTCCTTATAAAAAAAGAGAGATTAAAAGTTTTAAAATAGTTTTTGATGATAATATTAATTACTCTAAGAAATATCTAAATAGAGAGAAACTTGATGAGTTATTTATAAAAAGAGATAGTTATGATGAGATTATTATTGTCAAAAAAGGTATTATAACTGATACAACTATTGCAAATATTGCCATACTAAAAGATGGACTTTGGATAAGTTCTAAAAACTGTTTATTAGAAGGAACTACAAGAGCAAAACTTATTGAAGAGAAGAAAATTATTGAAAAAGATATAACTTTAAATATGTTAAAAAGTGCAGAGAAAATAGCACTTATGAATGCCATGATAGGATTTATGCAAATAGATAATTATTCATTTAGTGTATAA
- a CDS encoding DUF177 domain-containing protein: MKIEFKKVPTTKKDLETSLNSVKIEGTFCRISSSLVKIEAILKGNIDIDCSRCGASEPFSIEEELKLLLSDGIFKGDEEEFLVIEIENSLIDFDEIIQSELNSIKSDYHICKNCLSDNQLFEKEF, from the coding sequence ATGAAAATAGAGTTTAAAAAAGTACCAACAACAAAAAAAGATTTAGAAACTTCTCTTAATTCAGTTAAAATTGAAGGTACTTTTTGTAGAATTTCATCATCTTTAGTAAAAATCGAAGCAATTTTAAAGGGCAATATTGATATTGATTGCTCAAGATGTGGAGCTTCTGAACCTTTTTCAATAGAAGAAGAGTTAAAACTTCTTTTAAGTGATGGTATATTTAAAGGTGATGAGGAAGAGTTTTTAGTAATAGAAATAGAAAATAGCTTGATAGACTTTGATGAGATTATTCAAAGTGAGCTAAATAGTATAAAAAGTGATTATCATATTTGCAAAAATTGTTTAAGTGATAACCAACTTTTCGAAAAAGAATTTTAA
- a CDS encoding DUF362 domain-containing protein, producing MAVLITDICISCDACLDECPVGAIVDNDDNPTGEDIYYVYKDKCVECVGHNDAPACADACPTEGCIVWDEVGSSKIEKDDRGTVGTPVIE from the coding sequence ATGGCTGTTTTAATTACTGATATTTGTATTAGTTGTGATGCTTGTTTAGATGAGTGTCCAGTTGGTGCTATAGTTGATAATGATGATAATCCAACAGGTGAAGATATATATTATGTATATAAAGATAAATGTGTAGAATGTGTAGGACATAACGATGCCCCTGCATGTGCTGATGCCTGTCCAACTGAAGGTTGTATTGTATGGGATGAAGTTGGTTCAAGTAAAATCGAAAAAGATGATAGAGGGACTGTTGGAACTCCTGTAATTGAATAA
- the rho gene encoding transcription termination factor Rho, with product MEESKEELKSKTTKKTRTHIPVDGYKIEQLRELPIETLLDIANDLDVENPQELKRQDLMFMILASQIDAGGFILFTGILEIKEGGFGFLRAIDGNFSDTSNDSYVSATQIRKFALRTGDIVTGQVRPPNKDSEKYNALLKIEAINYLPVKDSKNRPLFDNLTPLYSTMKFNFEYESHKMTGRMLDLFAPMGKGQRGLIVAPPKTGKTELLKELAHAISKNHPEVTLMVLLIDERPEEVTDMQRSVKGEVYSSTFDLPAQNHVRVAEIVIEKAKRLVEMKKDVVILLDSITRLARAYNTVTPSSGKVLSGGVDANALHKPKRFFGAARNIEEGGSLTIVSTALIETGSKMDEVIFEEFKGTGNSEVVLSRNAANKRVYPALDIIKSGTRKEELLLSPDILQKTWILRNAISQMDEVEALKFLYSKMQKTKNNDEFFASMNE from the coding sequence ATGGAAGAGTCTAAAGAAGAACTAAAATCAAAAACTACAAAAAAGACAAGAACACATATTCCTGTTGATGGTTATAAAATAGAGCAATTAAGAGAGTTACCTATAGAGACTCTTTTAGATATTGCAAATGATTTGGATGTTGAAAATCCTCAAGAGCTAAAAAGACAAGATTTAATGTTTATGATACTTGCATCTCAAATAGATGCTGGTGGATTTATTTTATTTACTGGAATTTTAGAGATAAAAGAGGGTGGATTTGGATTTTTAAGAGCAATAGATGGAAACTTTTCTGATACATCAAATGATTCTTATGTAAGTGCTACTCAAATTAGAAAGTTTGCATTAAGAACTGGAGATATTGTAACAGGACAAGTACGACCTCCAAATAAAGATAGTGAAAAGTATAATGCTCTACTTAAAATTGAAGCAATAAACTATCTACCTGTAAAAGATTCAAAAAATAGACCACTTTTTGATAACTTAACTCCACTTTATTCAACTATGAAATTTAATTTTGAATATGAATCACACAAAATGACAGGAAGAATGCTTGATTTGTTTGCTCCAATGGGAAAAGGGCAAAGAGGATTAATTGTTGCCCCACCAAAAACTGGTAAAACAGAACTTCTAAAAGAGTTGGCACATGCAATAAGTAAAAATCATCCAGAAGTTACTTTAATGGTTCTATTAATTGATGAAAGACCTGAAGAGGTAACAGATATGCAAAGAAGTGTAAAAGGAGAGGTTTATAGTTCTACTTTTGATTTACCTGCACAAAATCATGTAAGAGTTGCTGAGATTGTTATTGAAAAAGCAAAAAGACTTGTTGAGATGAAAAAGGATGTCGTAATTTTACTAGATTCTATTACAAGATTAGCAAGAGCTTATAATACTGTAACTCCAAGTTCAGGGAAAGTTCTTTCAGGTGGAGTTGATGCAAATGCACTTCATAAGCCAAAAAGATTTTTTGGAGCAGCTAGAAATATTGAAGAAGGTGGAAGTTTAACTATTGTATCAACTGCTTTAATTGAAACTGGTTCAAAAATGGATGAAGTTATTTTTGAAGAGTTTAAAGGAACAGGAAATAGTGAAGTAGTTTTAAGTAGAAATGCTGCAAATAAAAGAGTTTATCCTGCTCTTGATATTATTAAATCAGGTACACGAAAAGAAGAACTTCTTTTATCTCCTGATATCTTACAAAAAACATGGATTTTAAGAAATGCAATTTCTCAAATGGATGAAGTTGAAGCTCTTAAATTTCTCTACTCAAAAATGCAAAAAACAAAAAATAATGATGAATTTTTTGCTTCTATGAATGAATAA
- the gdhA gene encoding NADP-specific glutamate dehydrogenase encodes MANINELLDYLKRTSPGQDEFHQAAEEVLHSLEPLFEKYPKYKDNKVLERLVEPERQIMFRVTWVDDKGEIQINKGYRIQFSSTLGPYKGGLRFHPTVNTGIIKFLGFEQIFKNALTGLQIGGGKGGSDFDPKGKSDNEIMAFCQAFMTELFRHIGATTDVPAGDIGVGGREIGYMFGMYKKLANTYDGTLTGKSLKWGGSLVRTEATGYGCVYFAKNMLDARGESLKGKRCVVSGSGNVAIYTIEKLYHLGALPITCSDSKGMILDEEGIDLDLLKELKENQRARLTEYVKYRKNAKYIPVEDYPKGKNAVWSVPCYAAFPSATQNELNLEDAKELIKNGCKCVSEGANMPSTNEAVDYFVAEKIAYGPGKAANAGGVATSQLEMAQNAAMISWTFEEVDAKLEQIMYGIFQTVSKTAEEFGEPTNFVLGANIAGFRRVADAMIEQGIV; translated from the coding sequence ATGGCAAATATCAACGAACTTTTAGATTATCTAAAAAGAACAAGTCCTGGGCAAGATGAGTTTCATCAAGCTGCTGAAGAAGTTTTACACTCACTAGAACCTCTATTTGAAAAATATCCAAAATATAAAGATAATAAAGTTTTAGAAAGATTAGTTGAACCTGAAAGACAAATCATGTTTAGAGTTACATGGGTTGATGATAAAGGTGAGATTCAAATCAATAAAGGGTATAGAATCCAATTTAGTTCAACTTTAGGACCATACAAAGGTGGATTAAGATTTCACCCTACTGTAAATACTGGAATTATTAAATTTTTAGGATTTGAACAAATCTTTAAAAATGCTTTAACAGGTCTTCAAATTGGTGGAGGAAAAGGTGGAAGTGACTTTGACCCAAAAGGAAAAAGTGACAATGAAATAATGGCATTTTGTCAAGCTTTTATGACTGAATTATTTAGACATATTGGTGCTACAACAGATGTTCCTGCTGGAGATATTGGAGTTGGTGGAAGAGAAATCGGATATATGTTTGGTATGTATAAAAAATTAGCAAACACATATGATGGAACTTTAACAGGTAAATCTCTAAAATGGGGAGGTTCTCTTGTAAGAACTGAAGCAACAGGATATGGTTGTGTGTATTTTGCAAAAAATATGCTTGATGCTAGAGGAGAGAGTTTAAAAGGTAAAAGATGTGTAGTTTCTGGTTCTGGAAATGTTGCTATTTATACTATTGAAAAACTTTACCACTTAGGTGCATTACCAATTACTTGTAGTGATTCTAAAGGTATGATTTTAGATGAAGAAGGAATCGATTTAGATTTACTTAAAGAGTTAAAAGAGAATCAAAGAGCAAGACTTACAGAGTATGTAAAATATAGAAAAAATGCAAAATATATTCCTGTTGAAGATTATCCAAAAGGAAAAAATGCAGTTTGGTCTGTTCCTTGTTATGCAGCTTTCCCAAGTGCAACACAAAATGAGTTAAATTTAGAAGATGCTAAAGAGCTTATTAAAAATGGTTGTAAATGTGTAAGTGAAGGAGCTAATATGCCTTCTACTAATGAAGCCGTTGATTATTTTGTTGCAGAAAAAATTGCTTATGGTCCTGGAAAAGCAGCTAATGCTGGTGGGGTTGCTACAAGTCAATTAGAGATGGCACAAAATGCAGCTATGATTTCTTGGACTTTTGAAGAAGTTGATGCTAAATTAGAACAAATTATGTATGGAATTTTCCAAACAGTAAGCAAAACAGCTGAAGAGTTTGGTGAGCCAACAAACTTTGTTTTAGGTGCAAATATTGCTGGATTTAGAAGAGTAGCAGATGCTATGATTGAGCAAGGAATTGTTTGA
- the murI gene encoding glutamate racemase — protein MKVGVFDSGIGGLTILSAIAKIVENTEYVYIADTLFAPYGEKDTNEILKRCDDITNYLIQNYDIDILVVACNTATSVSIKYLREKYKDLPIIGVEPALKPAILSSKTKNIAILATPTTINGKKYKELVENLSNNQELNLYHIPCSGLAKKIEEADIETISLNEFLTKYLKDLKDKNIDSVVLGCTHYPIIKDEIKKFFPNDVVLYDSANAIAKRLQDLGKDKNSINKDQKIAILYTGKISLDMVNMVLKNINFEIGKCEI, from the coding sequence TTGAAAGTAGGAGTTTTTGATTCAGGAATAGGTGGATTAACTATATTAAGCGCTATTGCTAAAATTGTAGAAAATACAGAATATGTATATATAGCTGATACACTATTTGCACCTTATGGTGAGAAAGATACAAATGAGATTTTAAAAAGATGTGATGATATTACAAACTATTTAATACAAAATTATGATATTGATATTTTGGTAGTTGCTTGTAATACTGCAACTTCTGTTTCAATAAAATATTTAAGAGAAAAATATAAAGATTTACCAATTATTGGAGTAGAACCAGCTTTAAAACCTGCAATTTTATCTTCAAAAACAAAAAATATAGCTATTTTGGCAACTCCAACAACAATAAATGGAAAAAAATATAAAGAGCTTGTAGAAAATTTATCAAATAATCAAGAGTTAAATTTATATCATATCCCTTGTAGTGGCTTGGCAAAAAAAATAGAAGAAGCAGATATTGAAACAATTAGTTTAAATGAGTTTTTAACAAAATACTTAAAAGATTTAAAAGATAAAAATATTGATAGTGTAGTTTTAGGTTGTACACACTATCCAATTATAAAAGATGAGATAAAAAAGTTTTTCCCAAATGATGTTGTTTTATATGATTCTGCAAATGCTATTGCAAAAAGATTACAAGATTTAGGTAAAGATAAAAATAGTATAAATAAAGATCAAAAAATTGCTATTTTATATACTGGTAAAATAAGTTTAGATATGGTAAATATGGTTTTAAAGAATATAAATTTTGAGATAGGAAAGTGTGAAATATGA
- a CDS encoding aminodeoxychorismate synthase component I has translation MDNIKNLLNKYGSSKEPFLFLLSYDLQKIYIEKSRNLTKNIKYELNSFGNSLLKEYFFKKFPLSFLEYKEKFEKVKEQIRAGNSYLLNLTSQTRIETNLSLDDIYIASNSLLKLRVKIDDLDFVCFSPEKFVEIIDNKIYTYPMKGTIDSNIENAKEVLLNCPKEKAEHTMIVDLLRNDLGRVSKNIKVEEFRTFSKIVTKDKNLLQTSSKISGELKDVEFFNKIGLTHNLLNKDWRDNLGDIMLNLLPAGSITGTPKKSTIDILKDIENYDRGFYTGVFGIFDGKNLQSFVLIRFIEKIEDELFYKSGGGITIDSDVKLEYEELINKVYFPF, from the coding sequence TTGGACAATATAAAAAACTTATTAAATAAATATGGCTCTTCAAAAGAGCCTTTTTTATTTCTGCTATCTTATGACCTACAAAAAATTTATATAGAGAAATCAAGAAATCTTACAAAAAATATAAAATATGAGTTAAATAGCTTTGGAAATAGTTTACTTAAAGAGTATTTTTTTAAAAAATTTCCACTATCTTTTTTGGAGTATAAAGAAAAATTTGAAAAGGTAAAAGAGCAAATAAGAGCTGGAAATAGTTATTTGCTTAACCTTACATCACAAACAAGAATAGAGACAAATCTTAGTTTAGATGATATATATATAGCTTCAAATAGTCTATTAAAGTTAAGAGTTAAGATTGATGATTTAGATTTTGTATGTTTTAGTCCTGAAAAATTTGTAGAGATTATAGATAATAAAATCTATACTTATCCTATGAAAGGAACTATTGATTCAAATATAGAAAATGCAAAAGAGGTTTTACTAAATTGTCCAAAAGAGAAAGCTGAACATACTATGATTGTGGATTTACTAAGAAATGATTTAGGAAGAGTATCAAAAAATATAAAAGTAGAAGAGTTTAGAACTTTTAGTAAAATAGTTACAAAAGATAAAAATCTTTTACAAACTAGTTCAAAAATTAGTGGAGAGTTAAAAGATGTAGAATTTTTTAATAAAATAGGCTTAACTCACAATTTACTAAATAAAGATTGGCGAGATAATTTAGGAGATATTATGTTAAACCTTCTTCCTGCGGGATCAATTACTGGAACACCTAAAAAATCAACAATAGATATTTTAAAAGATATTGAAAATTATGATAGAGGATTTTATACAGGAGTTTTTGGAATTTTTGATGGGAAAAATCTCCAAAGTTTTGTACTAATAAGATTTATTGAAAAAATAGAAGATGAGCTTTTTTATAAAAGTGGTGGTGGAATTACTATTGATAGTGATGTAAAACTTGAATATGAAGAGCTTATAAATAAAGTTTATTTTCCATTTTAA
- a CDS encoding uracil-DNA glycosylase family protein, whose protein sequence is MFFHYHPYNPILYENTKYLIIGTLPPPRFCSKELKLKDVDFCYGSKDNLLWQIFNQIFSLNLVFENSTKAIEQRYDFLKNKKIGICDIVESCHREKLDASDNGMLNIKLRDLLKYLSTYKNIDTIFFTGKNSKNSPEYFFRQILKKEKIKFEKVEDKFLRVHKFIFENRTIITISLTSPSNAANRFIGSNILYKEEKKRNIDFTHFDFRLNEYKRALSFENLKFN, encoded by the coding sequence TTGTTTTTCCATTATCATCCATATAATCCTATTTTATATGAAAATACAAAATATTTAATAATTGGAACTTTACCACCTCCAAGATTTTGCTCAAAAGAGCTAAAACTTAAAGATGTAGATTTTTGTTATGGTTCAAAAGATAATCTACTTTGGCAAATTTTCAATCAAATATTTTCTCTAAATTTAGTTTTTGAAAACTCAACTAAAGCAATAGAGCAAAGATATGATTTCTTGAAAAATAAGAAAATTGGAATTTGTGATATTGTAGAGTCTTGTCATAGAGAAAAACTTGATGCAAGTGATAATGGAATGTTAAATATAAAATTAAGAGATCTATTAAAATATCTATCTACTTATAAAAATATAGATACAATATTTTTTACAGGAAAGAACTCTAAAAATTCTCCAGAATATTTTTTTAGACAAATTCTAAAAAAGGAAAAAATAAAATTTGAAAAAGTAGAAGATAAATTTTTAAGAGTTCATAAATTTATTTTTGAAAATAGAACTATTATTACAATCTCTTTAACATCTCCATCAAATGCAGCAAATAGATTTATAGGCTCAAATATTTTATACAAAGAAGAAAAAAAGAGAAATATTGATTTTACACATTTTGATTTTAGATTAAATGAGTATAAAAGAGCTTTATCATTTGAAAACTTAAAATTTAATTGA